One stretch of Burkholderia oklahomensis C6786 DNA includes these proteins:
- a CDS encoding MarR family winged helix-turn-helix transcriptional regulator: protein MNDSPTFPLTLDDQLCFALYSTSLAMTKAYKPLLDKLALTYPQYLAMLVLWEADDMAVKDIAARLSLDPATVTPLLKRLEALGYIERVRDTNDERIVHARLTTEGAALKQKARSVPAELFCAMRQTPDFLIRLREDLTRLRQALSDAGGA from the coding sequence ATGAACGACTCGCCGACCTTCCCGCTCACGCTCGACGACCAGCTCTGCTTCGCGCTCTATTCGACGTCGCTCGCGATGACGAAGGCGTACAAGCCGCTGCTCGACAAGCTCGCGCTCACCTATCCGCAGTACCTCGCGATGCTCGTGCTATGGGAAGCCGACGACATGGCGGTCAAGGACATCGCCGCGCGGCTCAGCCTCGATCCGGCCACGGTCACGCCGCTCCTAAAGCGCCTGGAGGCGCTCGGCTACATCGAGCGGGTGCGCGACACGAATGACGAGCGGATCGTCCACGCGCGGCTCACCACCGAAGGCGCCGCGCTGAAGCAGAAGGCCCGCTCCGTGCCTGCCGAGCTGTTTTGCGCGATGCGACAAACACCCGATTTTCTGATCCGGCTGCGCGAAGATCTCACGCGGCTGCGACAAGCGCTGTCGGACGCCGGCGGCGCCTGA
- the polA gene encoding DNA polymerase I — MPEERNLEGKTLLLVDGSSYLYRAYHAMPDLRGPGGEPTGALYGIINMLRRMRKDVSAEYSACVFDAKGKTFRDDLYAEYKAHRPPMPPDLALQIEPIHAAVRALGWPLLMIEGVEADDVIGTLAKEAERRGMKVIVSTGDKDLAQLVTGHVTLINTMTNEALDRDGVLAKFGVPPELIVDYLSLIGDTVDNVPGVEKCGPKTAVKWLSQYGTLDGVVEHAGEIKGVVGDNLRRALDFLPLARKLVTVETACELAPHVESIESSLATDGEGRDALRDIFSTYGFKTWLRELDSEPAANGGAAAAGAVQDPAGGATAELPLDAARNYDTVQTWAQFDAWLAKISAAELTAFDTETTSLDPMLAQIVGLSFSVEPGHAAYVPVAHRGPDLPAQLPRDEVLAKLKPWLEDASRKKLGQHLKYDAQVLVNHGIALNGIEHDTLLESYVLESHRTHDMDSLALRHLGVKTIKYEDVAGKGAQQIGFDEVPLDKASEYAAEDADITLQLHHALYPQIAREPGLTRVYRDIEMPVSLVLRKMERTGVLIDSDRLSRQSSEIATRLVELEQEAYVLAGGEFNLGSPKQIGQIFFERLQLPVVKKTPSGAPSTDEEVLQKLAEDYPLPKLLLEHRGLSKLKSTYTDKLPRMVNPNTGRVHTNYAQAVAVTGRLASNDPNLQNIPVRTAEGRRIREAFIAAPGCKIVSADYSQIELRIMAHISEDESLLRAFAHGEDIHRATAAEVFGVTPLEVTSDQRRIAKVINFGLIYGMSSFGLASNLGITRDAAKLYIDRYFLRYPGVARYMEETRTRAKEKGYVETVFGRRLWLPEINGGNGPRRQAAERAAINAPMQGTAADLIKLSMIAVDDWLERGGFAARMIMQVHDELVLEVPENELSVVREKLPEMMCGVAKLKVPLVAEVGVGENWEEAH, encoded by the coding sequence ATGCCTGAAGAACGAAATCTGGAAGGTAAGACCCTGCTATTGGTTGACGGTTCGAGCTATCTGTATCGGGCCTACCATGCGATGCCTGATTTGCGCGGCCCTGGCGGGGAGCCGACCGGAGCGCTCTACGGAATCATCAATATGCTGCGCCGCATGCGCAAGGATGTCAGTGCAGAGTATAGCGCGTGCGTGTTCGACGCAAAGGGCAAAACCTTCCGGGACGATCTTTACGCCGAATACAAGGCGCACCGGCCGCCGATGCCGCCCGACCTCGCGCTGCAGATCGAGCCGATCCACGCGGCGGTGCGCGCGCTCGGCTGGCCGCTCCTGATGATCGAGGGCGTCGAAGCCGACGACGTGATCGGCACGCTCGCGAAGGAAGCCGAGCGGCGCGGAATGAAGGTGATCGTGTCGACGGGCGACAAGGACCTCGCGCAGCTCGTCACCGGCCATGTCACGCTGATCAACACGATGACGAACGAGGCGCTCGATCGCGACGGCGTGCTCGCGAAGTTCGGCGTGCCGCCCGAGCTGATCGTCGATTATCTGTCGCTCATCGGCGACACCGTCGACAACGTGCCGGGCGTCGAGAAATGCGGGCCGAAGACAGCCGTCAAATGGCTGTCGCAATATGGCACGCTCGACGGCGTCGTCGAGCATGCGGGCGAGATCAAGGGCGTCGTCGGCGACAACCTGCGCCGCGCGCTCGATTTCCTGCCGCTCGCGCGCAAGCTCGTGACGGTCGAGACCGCATGCGAGCTCGCGCCGCACGTCGAGTCGATCGAGTCGTCGCTCGCGACGGACGGCGAAGGCCGCGACGCGCTGCGCGACATCTTCTCGACCTACGGCTTCAAGACCTGGCTGCGCGAGCTCGACAGCGAGCCCGCTGCGAACGGCGGGGCCGCTGCGGCCGGCGCGGTTCAGGATCCGGCAGGCGGCGCGACCGCCGAGCTGCCGCTCGACGCCGCGCGCAATTACGACACCGTGCAGACGTGGGCGCAGTTCGACGCATGGCTCGCGAAGATCTCGGCCGCCGAGCTGACCGCGTTCGATACCGAGACGACGTCGCTCGATCCGATGCTCGCGCAGATCGTCGGCCTGTCGTTTTCGGTGGAGCCGGGGCATGCCGCGTACGTGCCGGTCGCGCATCGCGGGCCGGACCTGCCGGCGCAGCTGCCGCGCGACGAGGTGCTCGCGAAGCTGAAGCCGTGGCTCGAGGACGCGAGCCGGAAGAAGCTCGGCCAGCATCTGAAATACGACGCACAGGTGCTCGTGAACCATGGAATCGCGTTGAACGGCATCGAGCACGACACGCTGCTCGAGTCGTACGTGCTCGAATCGCATCGCACGCACGACATGGACAGCCTCGCGCTGCGCCATCTCGGCGTGAAGACGATCAAGTACGAGGACGTCGCGGGCAAGGGCGCGCAGCAGATCGGCTTCGACGAGGTGCCGCTCGACAAGGCGTCCGAATACGCCGCCGAGGACGCGGACATCACGCTGCAGCTGCATCACGCGTTGTATCCGCAGATCGCGCGCGAGCCGGGGCTCACGCGCGTGTATCGCGACATCGAGATGCCGGTGTCGCTCGTGCTGCGCAAGATGGAGCGCACGGGCGTCCTGATCGACAGCGATCGGCTGAGCCGGCAGAGCAGCGAGATCGCGACGCGGCTCGTCGAGCTCGAGCAAGAGGCGTACGTGCTCGCGGGCGGCGAATTCAATCTCGGCTCGCCGAAGCAGATCGGCCAGATCTTCTTCGAGCGGCTGCAACTGCCCGTCGTCAAGAAGACGCCGAGCGGCGCGCCGTCGACCGACGAAGAAGTGCTGCAGAAGCTCGCCGAAGACTATCCGCTGCCGAAGCTGCTGCTCGAGCATCGCGGCCTGTCGAAGCTGAAATCGACCTACACGGACAAGCTGCCGCGGATGGTCAATCCGAACACCGGCCGCGTGCACACGAACTACGCGCAGGCGGTTGCGGTCACGGGGCGGCTCGCGTCGAACGATCCGAACCTGCAGAACATCCCGGTGCGCACGGCCGAAGGGCGGCGCATCCGCGAGGCGTTCATCGCGGCGCCGGGCTGCAAGATCGTGTCGGCCGATTATTCGCAGATCGAACTGCGCATCATGGCGCACATCTCCGAAGACGAGTCGCTGCTGCGTGCGTTCGCGCACGGCGAGGACATTCACCGCGCGACCGCGGCCGAGGTGTTCGGCGTGACGCCGCTCGAAGTGACGTCCGACCAGCGGCGCATCGCGAAGGTGATCAACTTCGGCCTGATTTACGGGATGAGCTCGTTCGGCCTCGCGTCGAATCTCGGCATCACGCGCGACGCGGCGAAGCTCTACATCGACCGCTACTTCCTCCGCTATCCGGGCGTCGCCCGCTACATGGAGGAGACGCGCACGCGCGCGAAGGAAAAGGGCTACGTCGAAACCGTGTTCGGCCGGCGCCTATGGCTGCCCGAGATCAACGGCGGCAACGGCCCGCGCCGTCAGGCCGCCGAGCGAGCGGCGATCAACGCGCCGATGCAGGGCACCGCGGCCGATCTGATCAAGCTGTCGATGATCGCAGTCGACGACTGGCTCGAGCGCGGCGGTTTCGCCGCGCGGATGATCATGCAGGTGCACGACGAACTCGTGCTCGAGGTGCCGGAAAACGAACTGTCGGTCGTGCGCGAGAAGCTGCCCGAAATGATGTGCGGCGTCGCGAAGCTGAAGGTGCCGCTCGTCGCCGAGGTCGGCGTCGGCGAGAACTGGGAAGAGGCGCACTGA
- a CDS encoding DUF3563 family protein — translation MYLLSRLFLFLTKSPEQRAREHADAYLSGASDLYDLEFRMRKLDREAALERS, via the coding sequence ATGTACTTGCTGAGCCGCCTGTTCTTGTTCCTGACGAAGTCGCCCGAGCAACGCGCGAGGGAACACGCCGATGCGTATCTTTCCGGCGCATCCGATCTGTACGACCTTGAATTCCGCATGCGCAAGCTCGATCGTGAAGCCGCACTCGAGCGCTCGTGA
- a CDS encoding AMP nucleosidase, with protein sequence MKNDPNRRSRMHTPGCPSVEAFDDPIAAVARLSDIYETNTAFLRDAFGRYRRNDTFDERVRACYPFVRIRTDVNTHVDSRRSYGFVAGPGVFETTVTRPDLFANYYREQLRLLAKNHHVRIEVGVSAQPIPVHFAFSEGIHLEGDLDRDRLVAMRDVFDTPDLAYLDDRIVNGTYEPAPGEPHPLALFTAARVDFSLHRLRHYTATLPMHFQNYVLYTNYQFYIDEFVKLGRTMMSASDDPEVRAYRSEYTAFVEPGDVVTYNANLGDASTEGTPPPRAPQMPAYHLKRADGSGITMVNIGVGPSNAKTITDHIAVLRPHAWVMLGHCAGLRNTQRLGDYVLAHGYVREDHVLDADLPLWVPIPALAEVQVALERAVAQVTQLEGVELKRVMRTGTVASVDNRNWELRDHREPVLRLSQSRAIALDMESATIAANGFRFRVPYGTLLCVSDKPLHGELKLPGMADQFYRGQVDQHLQIGVKAMEILRTNGLDRLHSRKLRSFAEVAFQ encoded by the coding sequence ATGAAGAACGATCCCAACCGCCGTTCCCGGATGCATACGCCGGGCTGTCCGTCCGTCGAAGCGTTCGACGACCCGATCGCCGCCGTCGCGCGGCTCTCCGATATCTACGAGACGAACACCGCGTTCCTGCGCGACGCGTTCGGGCGCTATCGCCGCAACGACACGTTCGACGAGCGCGTGCGCGCGTGCTATCCGTTCGTGCGCATCCGCACCGACGTCAACACGCACGTCGATTCGCGCCGCTCGTACGGCTTCGTCGCCGGTCCGGGCGTGTTCGAGACGACCGTCACGCGCCCCGACCTGTTCGCGAATTACTACCGCGAGCAATTGCGCCTGCTCGCGAAGAACCATCACGTCCGGATCGAAGTGGGCGTCTCGGCGCAGCCGATCCCGGTTCATTTCGCATTCTCCGAAGGGATTCACCTCGAAGGCGATCTCGATCGCGACCGCCTCGTCGCGATGCGCGACGTGTTCGACACGCCGGATCTCGCGTACCTCGACGACCGGATCGTCAACGGCACGTACGAGCCCGCGCCGGGCGAGCCGCATCCGCTCGCGCTCTTCACGGCGGCGCGCGTCGATTTCTCGCTGCATCGGCTGCGCCACTACACGGCGACGTTGCCGATGCATTTTCAGAACTACGTGCTCTATACGAACTACCAGTTCTATATCGACGAATTCGTGAAGCTCGGCCGCACGATGATGTCGGCGAGCGACGATCCCGAGGTGCGTGCGTACCGCAGCGAATACACGGCGTTCGTCGAGCCGGGCGACGTGGTCACGTACAACGCGAACCTCGGCGATGCGTCGACGGAAGGCACGCCGCCGCCGCGCGCGCCGCAGATGCCCGCGTATCACCTGAAGCGCGCGGACGGCAGTGGAATCACGATGGTCAACATCGGTGTCGGGCCGTCGAACGCGAAGACGATCACCGATCACATCGCGGTGCTGCGTCCGCATGCGTGGGTGATGCTCGGCCACTGCGCGGGGCTGCGCAACACGCAGCGTCTCGGCGACTACGTGCTCGCGCACGGCTATGTCCGCGAGGATCACGTGCTCGACGCGGACCTGCCGCTGTGGGTGCCGATCCCGGCGTTGGCCGAAGTGCAGGTCGCGCTCGAGCGCGCGGTCGCGCAGGTCACGCAGCTCGAGGGCGTCGAGCTGAAGCGCGTGATGCGTACAGGCACCGTCGCGAGCGTCGACAACCGCAACTGGGAGCTGCGCGACCATCGCGAGCCGGTGTTGCGGCTGTCGCAGAGCCGCGCGATCGCGCTCGACATGGAAAGCGCGACGATCGCCGCGAACGGCTTCCGCTTCCGCGTGCCGTACGGGACGCTGCTGTGCGTGTCGGACAAGCCGCTGCACGGCGAGTTGAAGCTGCCCGGAATGGCAGACCAGTTTTATCGCGGGCAGGTCGATCAGCATCTGCAGATCGGCGTGAAGGCGATGGAGATCCTGCGCACGAACGGCCTCGACCGGTTGCATAGTCGCAAGCTGCGCAGCTTTGCGGAAGTGGCGTTCCAGTAA
- a CDS encoding PHB depolymerase family esterase, with amino-acid sequence MTKSLTKLWLGGVKRMLHMPNSRTSKSALKAAQKMATDWPFAEPIAAAVAAPAEPAPPVARESRVRPRAAAWAGGEWIRADHPLPPAFGRFVKHLEYGLYVPSGADTEGLPLVVMLHGCKQDMDQFAQGTRMNLLADRYGFAVLYPEQSLNAHAHGCWHWYDDTAHGGRGEAQAVVALVDALVAERGFDASRVYAAGMSAGAGLVSLLSLHFPQHFAAVALHSGPAFGDAHSGITAMDVMRRGLHRTPAVVVDALVEPGSYPGMPALIVHGDDDRVVAPKNADELAVQFLRLNGLADTEGELTGAKRFEARAADVQTVDYRCDGESVVRLCRVHGLAHAWSGGDDSVPFHSATGPDASELIWSFFASRARAVVAS; translated from the coding sequence ATGACCAAAAGTCTGACGAAACTCTGGCTGGGCGGTGTGAAACGTATGCTACACATGCCGAACTCGCGGACGTCGAAGTCCGCTCTGAAGGCTGCCCAAAAGATGGCGACCGACTGGCCGTTCGCCGAACCGATCGCCGCCGCCGTCGCGGCGCCCGCCGAACCGGCGCCGCCCGTCGCGCGCGAGTCCCGCGTCCGGCCGCGCGCGGCCGCATGGGCGGGCGGCGAATGGATTCGCGCCGATCACCCGCTGCCGCCCGCATTCGGGCGCTTCGTCAAGCATCTCGAATACGGCCTGTACGTGCCGTCCGGAGCGGACACGGAAGGTCTGCCGCTCGTCGTGATGCTGCACGGCTGCAAGCAGGACATGGATCAGTTCGCGCAAGGTACGCGGATGAACCTGCTCGCCGATCGATACGGCTTCGCGGTGCTCTATCCGGAGCAATCTCTCAACGCGCATGCACACGGCTGCTGGCATTGGTACGACGACACCGCGCACGGTGGGCGCGGCGAAGCGCAGGCGGTCGTCGCGCTCGTCGACGCGCTCGTCGCCGAACGCGGCTTCGACGCGTCGCGTGTCTATGCGGCCGGCATGTCGGCGGGCGCGGGGCTCGTGTCGCTGCTCTCGCTGCATTTCCCGCAGCATTTTGCGGCCGTGGCGCTCCATTCGGGGCCCGCGTTCGGCGACGCGCACTCCGGGATCACCGCGATGGACGTGATGCGCCGCGGCCTGCACCGCACTCCTGCCGTCGTCGTCGACGCGCTCGTCGAGCCGGGCTCGTATCCGGGGATGCCAGCCCTCATCGTGCACGGCGACGATGACCGCGTCGTCGCACCGAAGAACGCGGACGAACTCGCGGTCCAGTTCCTGCGGCTGAACGGCCTCGCGGACACCGAAGGCGAACTGACGGGCGCCAAGCGCTTCGAGGCGCGCGCGGCGGATGTGCAGACGGTCGACTACCGGTGCGACGGCGAATCCGTCGTGCGCCTCTGCCGGGTTCACGGCCTCGCGCACGCGTGGTCGGGCGGCGACGACAGCGTGCCGTTCCACTCGGCGACCGGTCCGGACGCGAGCGAGCTGATTTGGTCGTTTTTTGCGTCGCGCGCGCGGGCGGTTGTCGCGTCGTAA
- a CDS encoding phosphatase PAP2 family protein: MFDLPPRLWISITALGGAGLTLPLAITIAVWLALGYSLRRAAAWLAVLGIAIGVVALTKIAFLGWGIGVRAWDFTGFSGHAMLSTSVYPVAMFLALARAKPAVRVAGIVVGLAAGIAVGLSRVALDAHSPSEAVTGCIIGAVAALSFIAGSWRAMPHRWSAPAVATSLVAVTIALHGVTVPSHRWVTAVALQLSGHERPYVRARWKANPNYRPASRPAQQQTLGMPTAVERA, from the coding sequence ATGTTCGATTTGCCGCCCCGTCTGTGGATCTCGATCACCGCCCTAGGCGGTGCCGGCCTGACCCTGCCCCTCGCCATCACGATCGCCGTCTGGCTCGCGCTCGGCTATTCGCTTCGCCGCGCCGCCGCATGGCTCGCCGTGCTGGGCATCGCGATCGGTGTTGTCGCGCTCACGAAAATCGCGTTCCTCGGCTGGGGCATCGGCGTGCGCGCGTGGGATTTCACGGGCTTCAGCGGTCACGCGATGCTGTCGACATCAGTCTATCCGGTCGCGATGTTCCTCGCGCTCGCCCGCGCGAAGCCGGCCGTGCGCGTCGCCGGCATCGTGGTCGGGCTCGCGGCGGGTATCGCCGTCGGGCTGTCGCGCGTCGCGCTCGACGCGCATTCGCCGTCCGAGGCGGTCACGGGCTGCATCATCGGCGCCGTCGCCGCGCTGTCGTTCATCGCCGGCTCGTGGCGCGCGATGCCGCACCGCTGGTCGGCGCCCGCCGTCGCGACGAGCCTCGTGGCCGTCACGATCGCGCTGCACGGAGTCACCGTGCCGTCGCATCGCTGGGTCACCGCGGTCGCGCTGCAGCTTTCCGGCCACGAGCGTCCGTACGTGCGGGCGCGCTGGAAAGCAAATCCGAACTACCGGCCCGCGTCGCGA
- a CDS encoding BPSS1780 family membrane protein: MQLIEVPAKTGYVWFRQGIWLFRRNPLAFVTLFFTYLLAMMLVSLVPVIGAALPLLFIPGIAVGFMAACRDTIAGKQVLPTILIDGFRSYGPVVTQRLFALGGLYIVSMALVFACSSLGDGGTLLKIMFGLGAENLEPEALASPGVAIAVLIAAALYMPVAMMFWFAPVLTAWHDIPPMKALFFSVVSCWRNKGAFTVYGLLWFAVALGVSFGLAALMQALGAGAYALTVMMPASIVITAMLYCSFYATYRGCYGVQEPGAPNLPDSAR; encoded by the coding sequence ATGCAACTGATCGAAGTTCCCGCCAAGACCGGCTACGTATGGTTCCGCCAGGGCATTTGGCTGTTCCGGCGGAATCCGCTCGCGTTCGTCACGCTGTTCTTCACGTACCTGCTCGCGATGATGCTGGTATCGCTCGTGCCGGTGATCGGCGCCGCGCTGCCGCTGCTGTTCATTCCCGGCATCGCGGTCGGCTTCATGGCGGCGTGCCGCGACACGATCGCCGGCAAGCAGGTGCTGCCGACAATCCTGATCGACGGCTTCCGCTCGTACGGCCCCGTCGTCACGCAGCGGCTCTTCGCGCTCGGCGGGCTCTACATCGTGTCGATGGCGCTCGTGTTCGCGTGCTCGTCGCTCGGCGACGGCGGCACGCTGCTGAAGATCATGTTCGGCCTCGGCGCCGAGAACCTCGAACCCGAAGCGCTCGCGTCGCCGGGCGTCGCCATTGCGGTGCTGATCGCGGCCGCGCTGTACATGCCGGTCGCGATGATGTTCTGGTTCGCGCCGGTGCTCACCGCATGGCACGACATTCCGCCCATGAAGGCGCTGTTCTTCAGCGTCGTGAGCTGCTGGCGCAACAAGGGCGCGTTCACGGTCTACGGGCTGTTGTGGTTCGCGGTCGCACTCGGCGTGTCGTTCGGGCTCGCCGCGCTGATGCAGGCGCTCGGCGCGGGCGCGTACGCGCTCACGGTGATGATGCCGGCATCGATCGTCATCACCGCAATGCTCTATTGCTCGTTCTACGCGACCTATCGCGGCTGCTACGGCGTGCAGGAGCCGGGCGCGCCGAACCTTCCGGATTCTGCTCGGTAA
- a CDS encoding homoserine kinase: MAVFTAVSDADLALWMRHYDLGDVVAFRGIPSGIENSNFFLTTTRGEYVLTIFENLTARQLPFYIDLMSHLAKHGVPVPAPVARDDGTLFGELHGKPAAIVTKLEGAAELAPRVEHCVEVGQMLARMHLAGRDYPRHQPNLRSLPWWRETVPAIAPFLTGEQRALLESELAYQAALFASGDYAALPEGPCHCDLFRDNALFAHADPGTGHTVRLGGFFDFYFAGCDKWLFDVAVTVNDWCVDLATGVLDAARADALLRAYQTVRPFTAGERRHWGDMLRAGAYRFWVSRLYDFHLPRAAQMLKPHDPGHFERILRERIAHAGALPETHASCN, encoded by the coding sequence ATGGCCGTTTTCACCGCAGTTTCCGACGCTGACCTCGCACTCTGGATGCGCCACTACGATCTCGGCGACGTTGTCGCGTTCCGCGGCATCCCGTCCGGCATCGAGAACAGCAACTTCTTCCTGACGACCACGCGCGGCGAATACGTGCTCACGATCTTCGAGAACCTGACGGCCAGGCAACTGCCGTTCTACATCGACTTGATGAGCCATCTCGCGAAGCATGGAGTGCCCGTGCCCGCGCCCGTCGCGCGCGACGACGGCACGCTGTTCGGCGAGCTGCACGGCAAGCCGGCCGCGATCGTCACGAAGCTCGAAGGCGCGGCGGAGCTCGCGCCGCGCGTCGAACACTGCGTCGAAGTCGGCCAGATGCTCGCGCGCATGCACCTCGCGGGCCGTGACTATCCGCGGCATCAGCCGAACCTGCGCAGCCTGCCGTGGTGGCGCGAGACGGTGCCCGCGATCGCGCCGTTCCTCACCGGCGAGCAGCGCGCGTTGCTGGAAAGCGAGCTCGCATACCAGGCGGCGCTCTTCGCGTCCGGCGACTATGCGGCGCTGCCGGAAGGCCCGTGCCATTGCGACCTGTTCCGCGACAACGCGCTGTTCGCGCACGCGGATCCGGGCACCGGGCACACGGTGCGGCTCGGCGGCTTCTTCGATTTCTACTTCGCCGGCTGCGACAAGTGGCTGTTCGACGTCGCCGTGACGGTCAACGACTGGTGCGTCGATCTCGCGACGGGCGTGCTCGACGCCGCGCGCGCCGACGCGCTGCTGCGCGCGTATCAGACGGTGCGCCCGTTCACGGCAGGCGAGCGCCGCCACTGGGGCGACATGCTGCGCGCAGGCGCGTACCGCTTCTGGGTGTCGCGCCTGTATGATTTCCACCTCCCCCGCGCCGCGCAGATGCTCAAGCCGCACGACCCGGGCCATTTCGAGCGCATCCTGCGCGAGCGCATCGCGCACGCGGGCGCGCTCCCCGAGACCCACGCCTCATGCAACTGA
- a CDS encoding organic hydroperoxide resistance protein: MNILYKTEATSTGGRDGRATSHDQKLDVKLAAPRELGGTGAEGTNPEQLFAAGYSACFLSAMKYVAGQNKQTLPADTTVTAEVGIGPNEEGGFALDVELRVALPGFDAAAAKALVDRAHQVCPYSNATRNNVAVRLVVA; the protein is encoded by the coding sequence ATGAACATTCTGTACAAGACGGAAGCAACCAGCACCGGCGGCCGCGACGGCCGCGCGACGAGCCATGACCAGAAGCTCGACGTAAAGCTCGCCGCGCCGCGCGAACTCGGCGGCACGGGCGCCGAAGGCACGAATCCCGAGCAGCTCTTCGCCGCCGGTTACTCGGCATGCTTCCTGAGCGCGATGAAGTATGTCGCGGGCCAAAACAAGCAGACGCTGCCAGCCGACACGACCGTTACGGCAGAAGTGGGCATCGGCCCGAACGAGGAAGGTGGATTTGCGCTCGACGTCGAACTGCGCGTGGCGCTGCCCGGTTTCGACGCGGCGGCCGCAAAGGCGCTCGTCGATCGCGCACACCAGGTGTGCCCGTACTCGAACGCGACGCGCAACAACGTCGCGGTGCGCCTCGTCGTCGCGTAA
- a CDS encoding TIGR00730 family Rossman fold protein, with amino-acid sequence MNKRKVIPSLRSLADQERATAKKARASWQMFTIMAEFIEATEYLSEIRPAVSIYGSARLKPDSAHYKLAVQIARKLSDAGFAVISGGGPGIMEAANKGAHAGKAPSVGLNIELPHEQAGNHFQDISLRFRHFFTRKVTFVKNSDAVIVMPGGFGTLDELSEVLTLIQTKKSRLVPIVLVGSEFWTGLLQWFRDQMIPMGLINPDDMNLMKVIDDPDQVLEAVLAFYEDHGEETEEAQPPRPEEDRMFYL; translated from the coding sequence ATGAATAAGAGAAAAGTGATTCCGAGTCTGCGTTCGCTCGCAGATCAAGAACGCGCGACGGCGAAGAAGGCCCGCGCTTCGTGGCAGATGTTCACGATTATGGCAGAGTTTATCGAGGCGACCGAGTACCTGTCCGAGATCCGCCCTGCCGTCAGCATCTATGGTTCCGCGCGCCTCAAGCCCGATTCGGCGCACTACAAACTCGCGGTGCAGATCGCACGCAAGCTGTCCGACGCGGGCTTCGCCGTGATCTCGGGCGGCGGCCCGGGGATCATGGAAGCGGCGAACAAGGGCGCGCACGCCGGCAAGGCGCCGTCCGTCGGCCTCAACATCGAGCTGCCGCACGAGCAGGCCGGCAACCACTTCCAGGACATCTCGCTGCGCTTCCGCCATTTCTTCACGCGCAAGGTCACGTTCGTGAAGAACTCGGACGCGGTGATCGTGATGCCGGGCGGCTTCGGCACGCTCGACGAGTTGTCCGAAGTGCTCACGCTGATTCAGACGAAGAAATCGCGCCTCGTGCCGATCGTGCTCGTCGGCAGCGAATTCTGGACCGGACTGCTGCAGTGGTTCCGCGATCAGATGATCCCGATGGGCCTCATCAATCCGGACGACATGAACCTGATGAAAGTGATCGACGATCCCGACCAGGTGCTCGAAGCGGTGCTCGCGTTCTACGAGGATCACGGCGAGGAAACCGAGGAAGCGCAACCGCCGCGGCCGGAAGAGGACCGGATGTTCTACCTGTGA